In Syntrophorhabdaceae bacterium, one DNA window encodes the following:
- a CDS encoding ATP-binding protein, which translates to MSDTLSPKKITFLIDSNLDNVSLVGVAIRGICNYLSMNEIDTYYLELCVVEAVNNAIKHAYNSEAGHTVEINTTYSDNGITFEISDRGEKMSAYGPRCFNFNAEDRSLIPEHGMGLYIIDSVMDEVTYRSDGNKNTLTMHRYFHYKN; encoded by the coding sequence ATGTCCGATACACTGTCACCAAAAAAGATCACCTTCTTGATCGACAGCAATCTCGATAACGTCTCACTCGTGGGTGTTGCCATACGCGGTATATGCAACTACCTCTCCATGAACGAAATAGACACGTATTACCTTGAACTGTGTGTTGTGGAAGCGGTCAATAACGCGATTAAGCATGCCTATAATTCCGAGGCCGGGCACACTGTCGAGATCAATACCACCTATTCAGACAATGGCATAACCTTCGAAATAAGCGACAGGGGGGAAAAGATGTCCGCCTATGGCCCGCGTTGTTTCAATTTTAACGCCGAAGACCGTTCCTTGATCCCGGAACACGGGATGGGCCTCTATATCATAGATTCGGTTATGGATGAAGTAACGTACCGGTCAGATGGCAATAAGAATACATTGACTATGCACAGGTACTTCCATTATAAAAATTAA